In Nitrospirota bacterium, one DNA window encodes the following:
- the trpS gene encoding tryptophan--tRNA ligase: SRELLIDWLAAGIDPQRATVFIQSRVPDHAILHLLLSMMVPIPWLERNPTYKEKQDEIKEKDLSTYGFLGYPVLQAADILIYKPDFVPVGKDQLPHLELTREIARRFNSLYKPVFPEPMEHLTKFPKVLGTDGRKMSKSYGNTINLSDAEPVVRQKLKTMVTDPARVKRTDKGNPDICPVYDFHKIYSTTEVQDRINTECRTAAIGCIDCKKLVADAMVERLVPIWENRAKLTAQPDQVEEIAQEGSKRAAKIAHQTLEEVKEAMKI; encoded by the coding sequence TCGCGCGAGCTGCTCATCGACTGGCTCGCCGCCGGCATCGATCCGCAGCGCGCCACGGTCTTCATCCAATCGCGCGTCCCCGACCATGCGATCCTGCACCTGCTGCTCTCGATGATGGTGCCGATCCCCTGGCTGGAGCGAAACCCCACCTACAAGGAGAAACAGGACGAGATCAAGGAGAAGGACCTCTCCACCTACGGTTTCCTCGGCTACCCGGTGCTGCAAGCCGCCGATATCTTGATCTACAAGCCGGACTTCGTCCCGGTGGGCAAGGACCAACTGCCGCATCTGGAACTGACGCGCGAGATCGCCCGCCGCTTCAACAGCCTCTACAAGCCGGTATTTCCCGAGCCGATGGAACACCTGACGAAGTTCCCCAAAGTGCTCGGCACCGACGGCCGCAAGATGAGCAAGAGCTACGGGAACACCATCAACCTCTCCGACGCCGAGCCGGTCGTGCGCCAGAAACTCAAAACCATGGTGACCGACCCGGCGCGGGTCAAACGCACGGACAAGGGCAATCCCGACATCTGCCCCGTCTACGACTTCCACAAGATCTATTCGACCACAGAGGTACAGGACCGCATCAATACCGAATGCCGCACCGCCGCGATCGGTTGCATCGACTGCAAGAAGCTCGTCGCCGACGCGATGGTGGAACGCCTCGTGCCGATTTGGGAGAACCGGGCCAAACTGACCGCCCAGCCGGATCAGGTCGAGGAAATCGCGCAGGAAGGCAGCAAACGCGCCGCGAAAATCGCACATCAGACGCTGGAAGAAGTGAAAGAGGCTATGAAGATTTGA
- the gap gene encoding type I glyceraldehyde-3-phosphate dehydrogenase, with protein sequence MAIRIGINGFGRIGRNVFRASLNDPQLEFVAINDLTDAKTLAYLLKYDSVHGTLDADVHPSDGELVVNGKSIKILAVKDPKELPWKELNVDLVVESTGRFTDREGAGKHLSAGAKRVIISAPAKDADVTVVLGVNENTYDPAKHHVISNASCTTNCLAPVAKVLLENFGIKHGIMTTIHSYTNDQQLLDLPHKDLRRARAAALSMIPTSTGAAKALHLVLPQLKGKLDGMAIRVPTPNVSVVDLTVETEKDCDLASVNAAFRTAAGGPLKGILKYSEAPIVSTDQNGDSHSATFDAPLTTIMDHRMVKVIAWYDNEWAYSCRVRDLIKFVAAKG encoded by the coding sequence ATGGCTATTCGTATTGGAATCAACGGGTTCGGCCGGATCGGGCGGAACGTCTTCCGCGCCTCGCTCAACGACCCGCAATTGGAATTTGTCGCGATCAACGACCTGACGGACGCCAAGACGCTCGCGTACCTGCTCAAGTACGATTCGGTGCACGGCACGCTGGACGCGGACGTCCACCCCAGCGACGGCGAACTGGTGGTGAACGGCAAGTCGATCAAGATTCTGGCCGTCAAGGACCCGAAGGAGCTGCCCTGGAAGGAATTGAACGTGGACCTGGTCGTAGAGTCCACCGGCCGCTTCACGGACCGCGAGGGCGCGGGCAAGCACCTGTCCGCCGGCGCCAAGCGGGTGATCATCTCGGCCCCCGCCAAGGACGCGGACGTGACCGTGGTGTTGGGCGTGAACGAGAACACCTATGACCCGGCCAAGCACCACGTCATCTCGAACGCCTCCTGCACGACCAACTGCCTGGCGCCGGTGGCGAAAGTGCTGTTGGAAAACTTCGGCATCAAGCACGGGATCATGACCACGATTCACTCCTATACCAACGATCAGCAGCTCCTAGACCTGCCCCACAAGGATCTGCGGCGCGCGCGGGCGGCGGCGCTCTCGATGATCCCGACCAGCACCGGCGCGGCCAAGGCGCTGCATCTGGTCCTGCCGCAACTCAAGGGCAAGCTGGACGGCATGGCGATCCGCGTCCCCACGCCCAACGTGTCGGTCGTGGACCTGACCGTGGAAACGGAGAAGGACTGCGACCTGGCCTCGGTGAACGCCGCGTTCCGGACGGCGGCGGGAGGGCCCTTGAAGGGCATCTTGAAATATTCCGAGGCGCCGATCGTGTCCACGGACCAGAACGGCGATTCCCACTCGGCCACCTTCGACGCGCCCTTGACTACCATCATGGACCATCGCATGGTGAAGGTGATCGCCTGGTACGACAACGAGTGGGCCTATTCCTGCCGCGTCAGAGATCTCATCAAATTCGTGGCTGCGAAGGGCTGA